The sequence CGACCACCGGATCACGGTGACCGACGTACGGGACGTACAGATCAGTGATCTGCTCGGCCGCCGGCAGGTGGTCGCCGACATGGCGGTCCGGACCAACGGCCTCACCGGCCGGCGCATCCTGGTCACCGGCGCCGGCGGCTCGATCGGGTCCGAGCTGTGCCGCCAGGTGATGAAGGCGGACCCGGGCGAACTGATGATGCTCGACCGCGACGAGTCGGCGCTGCACGCGCTGCAGATGTCGCTCGACGGCCGGGCGATGCTGGACGGTCCCGAGCTGATCCTGGCCGACCTGCGCGACGACGAGGTCATCCGGCGCATCATCCGGGAACGCCGACCCGAGATCATCTTCCACGCCGCCGCGCTGAAGCACCTCACGCTGCTCGAACGGCACCCGGGCGAGGCCGTGAAGACGAACGTGTGGGGCACCCTGTCGGTGCTGGACGCCTGCCGCGACGTGGCCAAGTTCGTGAACATCTCCACCGACAAGGCCGCCGACCCGACAAGCGTCCTCGGCTACTCCAAGCGGATCACCGAGCGGCTCACCGCGCACGCCGCCTCACGCTTCCCGGGCACCTTCCTGAGCGTCCGCTTCGGCAACGTGCTGAGCAGCCGGGGCTCCGTGGTCACCGCATTCCAGCGGCAGATCGAGACGGGCAACCCACTCACCGTCACCCATCCCGAGGTGACCAGGTACCTGATGACCGTGCAGGAGGCCGTGCACCTGGTGCTCCAGGCCGCCGAGATCGGTCGCGACGGCGAGGCGCTGGTACTGGACATGGGCGAGCCGGTACGCATCATCGACCTGGCCCGGCAGATGGCCGAACAGGCCGCCAGCGACGTGCCGATCGTCTTCACCGGGCTGCGTCCCGGCGAGAAGCTGCACGAGGATCTGCTCGGCGCCGGGGAGACCGACACCCGGCCGTTCCATCCGCTGGTGTCGCACGTCGCGGTGCCACCGCTCGACCCGCTGGAGGTCAGCGGCCTCGACCCGTTCGACGACCCGGCGAAGGTCGTGGCCGAACTGACCCGGCTCTGCGCCCAGCCGGCCGCCGGCTCTGTCGTGGACGGTGCTGTCGGGCTCCCCACGCCCCGCTGATCGGCGGGACGCTGACGACAAGACAACGGGCCGGCGACCACTCGGGTCGCCGGCCCCGCCGGTCCGAGCGGCTCAGCGGCGGATACCCGCCCATTCATGGTGCCGCCGCACTGTGGACAGGATGAAGTCCACCACCCGGCGCGAGGTGTCCGGCACTCGATAATCGGACGGGCAGGGCACCCCGTCGGCGGCGACCTGCGACACGGTGACTTCCACCGCCTCCACCACGCCGCCTGGATCCAGGCCGGTCATGATGATGCCGCCGGCATCGAGCGCCTCGGGACGTTCGATCGACTCCCGCAGGGTGACCGCCGGAAAGCCGAGGATCGCCGACTCCTCGCTGATGGTCCCGCTGTCCGACAGGGTGCAGAACGCGCGGGTCTGCAGGTGAACATAGTCGATCAGGCCGAACGGCTCGTGGAACGCGATGCCGTCGAGCACGGTCGCGTCGGGGGCCAGGGCCTCGATCCGCTTACGGGTACGCGGGTGGGTGGAGACCAGCACCGGATGGCCCCAGCGGTCCCGAACGGCGGCCAGGCAGTCGAGCAGCCGCCGCAGCCGGGCCGGCTGGTCGACATTCTCCTCTCGGTGGGCACTGACCAGGACGTACCGGCCCGGGGTCAGGTCGAGTTGGCTGAGGATCCGAGAGCTCTCGATCTCCGGCTTGTAGTGCTCCAGCACCTCACGCATCGGCGAGCCGGTGTGCAGGATGCGCCGTGGATGCAGACCCTCGGCGAGCAGGTTCCGTCGGGCGTGCTCGGTGTAGACGAGGTTGAAGTCGGCGACGTGGTCGACCAGCCGGCGGTTCGTCTCCTCCGGCACGTTCAGGTCGAAACAGCGGTTGCCGGCCTCCATGTGGTAGACCGGTACCCGCATCCGGCGCGCCATCAGCGCGGCGATGCAACTGTTGGT is a genomic window of Micromonospora tarapacensis containing:
- the wecB gene encoding non-hydrolyzing UDP-N-acetylglucosamine 2-epimerase; this translates as MTRVMTVVGTRPEIIRLSRVLARLDRTVDHVLVHTGQNWDSTLSDVFFTELRLRPPDRFLRVDTSSLGRVLGGVLVGVEAAIAELRPDALLVLGDTNSCIAALMARRMRVPVYHMEAGNRCFDLNVPEETNRRLVDHVADFNLVYTEHARRNLLAEGLHPRRILHTGSPMREVLEHYKPEIESSRILSQLDLTPGRYVLVSAHREENVDQPARLRRLLDCLAAVRDRWGHPVLVSTHPRTRKRIEALAPDATVLDGIAFHEPFGLIDYVHLQTRAFCTLSDSGTISEESAILGFPAVTLRESIERPEALDAGGIIMTGLDPGGVVEAVEVTVSQVAADGVPCPSDYRVPDTSRRVVDFILSTVRRHHEWAGIRR
- a CDS encoding polysaccharide biosynthesis protein → MRDTQSTRPTDPRPRRTRARYRTLVFMATDTTAWVGGFVAAAWTRYEFALTTTQLTRAAGCGLLAAGLHVAVAGARRMRSGRHPLGSLQEVQGLAGTALTTAAVILLGVLPVPERPVPASTPLVGGALALLLMLAVRFTYRHQRDLALRPDVRSSAPVLLFGMGDAGQGLLRALLTDPRSRYRPVGALDDDPEKRNLSVDGVRVLGGRDDVAAAVGRTGATTVIFSVANADAALIRQIRESTLNTGAAFKVLPPVRDLVDHRITVTDVRDVQISDLLGRRQVVADMAVRTNGLTGRRILVTGAGGSIGSELCRQVMKADPGELMMLDRDESALHALQMSLDGRAMLDGPELILADLRDDEVIRRIIRERRPEIIFHAAALKHLTLLERHPGEAVKTNVWGTLSVLDACRDVAKFVNISTDKAADPTSVLGYSKRITERLTAHAASRFPGTFLSVRFGNVLSSRGSVVTAFQRQIETGNPLTVTHPEVTRYLMTVQEAVHLVLQAAEIGRDGEALVLDMGEPVRIIDLARQMAEQAASDVPIVFTGLRPGEKLHEDLLGAGETDTRPFHPLVSHVAVPPLDPLEVSGLDPFDDPAKVVAELTRLCAQPAAGSVVDGAVGLPTPR